From Streptomyces yatensis, one genomic window encodes:
- a CDS encoding type I polyketide synthase, translating into MSSAVDAGDLVIGITPLGEPDARLAAAVSRAGGLGVLDLGTTGREALQAWEDIGEWAADGRYGVRVAAGCRLTPVDLPDGTATGGPPGGAPGPHTVVLGVDAPWPVEAVSDRCRVLAEVTDPDEALAAIRAGAHGLIARGSESGGRIGALSTFVLLQRLLADPRVSLPVWACGGIGPRTAAASVLGGAAGVVLDTQLALLAESGLPEDRAAAIRSMDGSETTVVDGHRVLRRRGRGTQHIEPNLTVGQDGFLAAQFAERWRDAGRTVRGITDAVREAAHEAVRNGSAVSALRPGAPLSTRLGTRLPLAQGPMTRVSDQGAFASVVAAGGALPFIALALAGREQARAMLEEAATALDGRPWGVGVLGFAPEEIRNAQLEAVREIRPSHAIVAGGRPSQAKALERDGIATYLHVPSPGLLRQFLQAGARRFVFEGSECGGHVGPRNSFPLWEAQIAVVEDFLDDTAHDARHTANAQGTQGTAGADDTDGAGIEIFFAGGVHDERSAAMVAALAAPLTRRGVAVGSLMGTAYLFTEEAVAHGAVQPLFQRQVVAAEHTVLLETAPGHATRCVPSPFTESFDTVKERLRNQGLPDREVWERLERLNVGRLRIASKGMDRGPDGALTSVDEEHQLSGGMFMAGQVAVLRSATTTIAALHHAVGTGAADFLTARAEVVCEGLGVASAPAAAEAPAPLDVAVVGMACMFPQAPDLAAFWANVVGGVDAVTEVPAERWDPAVHYTGDKDGASASKWGGFLPPIPFDPLRYGIPPASLGSIEPVQLLALEAARRALDDAGYGDPGDGGRTFDRAHTSVVFGAEAGSDLSNAQTLRAVLPRYVREVPEGLADQLPRLTEDSFPGMLANVISGRIANRLDLGGANYTVDAACASSLAAVDVACKELTAGTSDLVLCGGADLHNGINDYVLFSSVHALSPTGRSRTFDSSADGIALGEGVACVVLKRLADAERDGDRVYGVIKGVGSSSDGRSLGLTAPRPEGQRAALERAYANARLSPADVGLIEAHGTGTVVGDRTELTVLGEVFTDAGAAPGACALGSVKSQIGHTKCAAGLAGLVKAAMALYTGITPPTLHLTRPNTAWDADRSPFAFHTRARPWAAASAERVAGVSAFGFGGTNFHVVLAAHGRGAPPAQGLDAWPAELFLFRGADRAAALRVVRETLDQLVANDTAGRPWRLRDLALTASRRADAGHEPVRVAVVAADLDDLAARLRQVLAGDPPGPGPRGADGLHIAPEAAEEAGTGEAGAEEARTGEAGAEPKRGKVAFLFPGQGSQRPGMFADAFVTFPGLQRQLRHGRAYADALYPPAAFDEAGQAAQRTAITDTRVAQPALGMVGLAAYTLLTSAGVRPDMAAGHSYGELVALCAAGALDPRTLPGLSAERAAAILGAAEAAGEEPGTMAAVTAAPGEVEPVLGAAGLAERVVTANHNAPRQTVISGPERDVQEAVRLLRAAGHSAKRIPVACAFHSPLVAGAGARFAEALARHPVRAAEFPVWANRTAAPHGAEPAAIRAELAAQIGAPVRFVAQIEAMYEAGARIFVEAGPGTVLTRLVGEILDGRPHLALACEGRRTGSAGPRGFLDTLARLAVAGVPVRTAWLFHGRDAVAAGSAPPPKRPGWTVDGHLVRTADGELLPGALAPARRVMEATVSQTERTGGGEDGGRDALISEFLRTSREMIAAQRDVLLTYFGGAPGERHASPPAPVVAAAPLPAEFGPVAAVPVAATSGASVPVAAVAPVSAPPAPATGPDVLRAVSEIISERTGYPVDMIEPDLDLEADLSIDSIKRAEIAGELARRLGAAGADTAALGDEELEELAKARTTAAVTDWLTARLAPPAPVASATATRAPEPVAAGVEAGPVGVVEPEPVSEPVSEPLAVSGVAPKRLRLVPVPLGAPEDGATAPPELTGRRFALLGGEGDGVADAVAARLGEHGAETVRLAAGHPLTEEDGRVDGVLLLDPLATSGAPVLPDAFTALQAALRRAPHWLLALRRADPLATRTAGLRGVFRTVAREYPDIVTRLVEFPADLAGSADVAGPADVAGSAEVAGSADVTGSAEVAGSADAAGPAEVVGSGEVVGSAQVAGPAEVVGPAGVLGSADVAGSAEVAGSADVTESAEVASPADVADPAKVAASADAAGFGDAAGPAHVADSANAPGSPDESGFPDAPDCPGAPESPDEPTFADTVAHGLLDELLAPDRTPVVLRTAEGGRHRLDLVETPLGALAGSGAGPAGDGAAEVAALGLDRDAVVVLVGGARGITARCAATFASAARCRIELLGRTPEPVGPEDPATAGARDETALRAALAARGGLGPAEIQQEAARILARREVAATIEELTALGGRVRYRSVDFRDAEAVLQAVKQIHADHGRLDGVVYGAGVIEDRLIAEKSAESFQRVYGTKVEGARTLLDALAELPEPPSFAVLFGSIAAALGNRGQVDYAAANDTLETLGARWRDRTGRRALTVHWGPWAPTGPHGGMVTPELGREYARRGISLIDPEEGTLALLRELAWGEESAGSVVYTASGW; encoded by the coding sequence ATGTCATCCGCCGTGGACGCCGGCGATCTTGTCATCGGCATCACTCCCTTAGGGGAACCGGACGCCAGACTCGCCGCAGCGGTCAGCCGCGCGGGCGGTCTCGGTGTTCTCGACCTGGGAACAACGGGCCGCGAGGCCCTCCAGGCGTGGGAGGACATCGGCGAGTGGGCGGCCGACGGGCGGTACGGCGTGCGGGTCGCGGCGGGCTGTCGCCTCACCCCCGTGGACCTGCCGGACGGCACGGCCACCGGCGGCCCACCGGGTGGCGCGCCCGGTCCCCACACGGTGGTGCTCGGGGTGGATGCGCCCTGGCCGGTGGAGGCCGTCTCCGACCGCTGCCGAGTGCTGGCCGAGGTCACCGACCCGGACGAGGCGCTCGCGGCCATCCGGGCCGGAGCGCACGGGCTGATCGCCCGGGGCAGTGAGAGCGGCGGGCGGATCGGGGCGCTCAGCACCTTCGTCCTGCTGCAGCGGCTTCTCGCCGACCCCCGGGTGTCCTTGCCGGTGTGGGCCTGCGGCGGCATCGGCCCGCGCACCGCCGCGGCGTCCGTACTCGGCGGCGCGGCCGGGGTCGTCCTCGACACCCAGCTGGCCCTCCTCGCCGAATCGGGGCTCCCGGAGGACCGGGCCGCCGCCATCCGCTCCATGGACGGCTCCGAGACCACCGTCGTCGACGGGCACCGCGTCCTGCGCCGCCGGGGGCGCGGCACGCAGCATATCGAGCCAAACCTGACGGTGGGTCAGGACGGTTTCCTGGCAGCCCAGTTCGCCGAGCGGTGGCGAGATGCGGGCCGTACCGTCCGGGGCATCACCGACGCCGTCCGGGAGGCCGCGCACGAGGCCGTACGGAACGGCTCCGCCGTCTCGGCGCTGCGCCCCGGCGCCCCGCTGAGCACCCGCCTCGGCACCCGGCTGCCTCTCGCACAGGGCCCGATGACCAGGGTCAGCGACCAGGGCGCGTTCGCCTCCGTCGTGGCCGCCGGGGGAGCGCTGCCGTTCATCGCCCTCGCCCTGGCCGGACGCGAGCAGGCGCGCGCCATGCTGGAGGAGGCCGCGACCGCGCTGGACGGACGCCCCTGGGGTGTCGGTGTCCTCGGCTTCGCGCCCGAGGAGATCAGGAACGCCCAGCTCGAGGCCGTACGGGAGATCCGCCCCAGCCACGCCATCGTCGCGGGCGGACGGCCGTCCCAGGCGAAGGCGCTGGAGCGGGACGGCATCGCCACCTATCTGCATGTGCCCTCGCCGGGACTGCTGCGCCAGTTCCTCCAGGCCGGGGCCCGGCGGTTCGTCTTCGAGGGCTCCGAATGCGGCGGCCACGTGGGGCCGCGCAACAGCTTCCCGCTATGGGAGGCCCAGATCGCCGTCGTCGAGGACTTCCTCGACGACACCGCGCACGACGCGCGTCATACGGCGAATGCCCAAGGCACCCAAGGCACCGCCGGGGCCGATGACACCGACGGCGCGGGTATAGAGATCTTCTTCGCCGGGGGAGTGCACGACGAACGCTCCGCCGCGATGGTGGCCGCGCTCGCCGCCCCGCTCACCCGGCGCGGCGTCGCCGTCGGCTCGCTGATGGGCACCGCCTATCTCTTCACCGAGGAGGCGGTGGCACACGGCGCCGTACAGCCGCTCTTCCAGCGCCAGGTGGTGGCCGCCGAGCACACCGTGCTCCTGGAGACCGCCCCCGGCCATGCCACACGCTGCGTGCCCAGCCCCTTCACCGAGAGCTTCGACACCGTCAAGGAGCGGCTGCGGAACCAGGGCCTGCCGGACCGGGAGGTCTGGGAGCGGCTGGAGCGGCTGAATGTGGGACGGCTGAGGATCGCCAGCAAGGGCATGGACCGCGGGCCCGATGGCGCGTTGACTTCGGTGGACGAGGAACACCAGCTCAGCGGCGGGATGTTCATGGCCGGACAGGTCGCCGTGCTGCGCTCGGCCACCACCACCATCGCCGCCCTGCACCATGCGGTGGGCACCGGCGCCGCCGACTTCCTCACCGCACGCGCCGAGGTCGTGTGCGAGGGGCTGGGCGTGGCCTCGGCCCCGGCGGCGGCCGAGGCGCCCGCGCCGCTGGACGTGGCCGTGGTCGGCATGGCGTGCATGTTTCCGCAGGCTCCCGACCTCGCCGCGTTCTGGGCCAATGTCGTGGGCGGTGTGGACGCCGTCACCGAAGTGCCCGCCGAGCGCTGGGACCCGGCCGTCCACTACACGGGCGACAAGGACGGCGCCTCCGCCTCCAAATGGGGCGGCTTCCTGCCACCCATCCCCTTCGACCCGCTGCGCTACGGCATCCCCCCGGCCTCGCTCGGCAGCATCGAACCCGTTCAGCTGCTGGCCCTGGAGGCCGCCCGCCGGGCCCTGGACGACGCCGGCTACGGCGACCCCGGTGACGGTGGCCGGACCTTCGACCGCGCCCACACCTCCGTGGTGTTCGGCGCCGAGGCGGGAAGCGATCTGTCCAACGCCCAGACGCTGCGTGCCGTCCTGCCGCGTTATGTCCGCGAGGTGCCGGAGGGCCTGGCGGATCAGTTGCCCCGGCTCACCGAGGACTCCTTCCCCGGCATGCTCGCCAACGTCATCTCCGGGCGGATCGCCAACCGGCTCGACCTCGGCGGCGCCAACTACACCGTGGACGCGGCATGCGCGTCATCGCTGGCCGCCGTGGACGTGGCCTGCAAGGAGCTGACCGCCGGCACCAGCGACCTCGTACTGTGCGGCGGCGCCGATCTGCACAACGGCATCAACGACTATGTGCTCTTCTCCTCGGTGCACGCCCTCTCCCCGACGGGCCGCTCGCGCACCTTCGACAGCTCTGCCGACGGAATCGCGCTCGGCGAGGGCGTCGCCTGTGTCGTCCTCAAGCGGCTGGCCGACGCCGAACGGGACGGCGACCGCGTCTACGGTGTCATCAAGGGCGTCGGCTCCTCCAGCGACGGCCGCTCGCTCGGGCTGACCGCCCCGCGCCCCGAGGGACAGCGGGCCGCCCTGGAGCGTGCGTACGCCAACGCCCGCCTCTCGCCCGCCGACGTCGGCCTGATCGAGGCGCACGGCACCGGCACGGTCGTCGGCGACCGCACCGAACTCACCGTCCTGGGCGAGGTGTTCACCGACGCCGGGGCCGCACCGGGGGCGTGTGCGCTGGGCTCGGTGAAGTCCCAGATCGGGCACACCAAATGCGCCGCGGGGCTCGCCGGACTGGTGAAGGCCGCGATGGCGCTGTACACCGGCATCACACCGCCGACCCTGCATCTGACCCGGCCGAACACGGCATGGGACGCGGACCGCAGCCCCTTCGCCTTCCACACCCGGGCCCGGCCATGGGCCGCCGCGTCCGCCGAACGGGTGGCGGGGGTCAGCGCGTTCGGCTTCGGCGGGACCAACTTCCATGTGGTGCTGGCGGCACACGGCCGCGGAGCGCCACCCGCACAGGGCCTGGACGCCTGGCCCGCCGAGCTGTTCCTCTTCCGCGGGGCCGACCGGGCGGCGGCGCTGCGGGTGGTCCGCGAGACACTCGACCAGCTCGTGGCCAATGACACGGCCGGACGGCCATGGCGGCTGCGCGACCTCGCGCTGACCGCCTCCCGGCGCGCCGACGCCGGCCACGAACCGGTCCGGGTGGCCGTGGTGGCCGCGGACCTGGACGATCTGGCCGCACGATTACGCCAGGTGCTCGCGGGCGATCCGCCGGGCCCGGGGCCACGCGGAGCGGATGGGCTGCACATCGCCCCGGAGGCGGCCGAAGAGGCGGGGACCGGAGAGGCGGGGGCCGAAGAGGCGAGGACTGGAGAGGCGGGGGCCGAGCCGAAGCGCGGCAAGGTGGCCTTTCTCTTCCCCGGGCAGGGCAGCCAGCGGCCCGGGATGTTCGCCGACGCCTTCGTCACCTTCCCCGGACTCCAGCGCCAGTTGCGTCACGGACGCGCCTACGCCGACGCGCTGTATCCCCCGGCCGCCTTCGACGAGGCCGGGCAGGCGGCACAGCGCACCGCCATCACCGACACCCGGGTGGCCCAGCCCGCACTGGGCATGGTCGGGCTCGCCGCGTACACCCTGCTCACCTCCGCCGGGGTCCGGCCCGACATGGCGGCCGGACACAGCTACGGCGAACTGGTCGCCCTGTGCGCCGCGGGTGCCCTCGACCCCCGTACGCTGCCGGGGCTGAGCGCCGAGCGGGCGGCCGCCATCCTCGGCGCCGCCGAGGCCGCCGGGGAGGAGCCCGGCACCATGGCGGCCGTGACCGCGGCCCCCGGCGAGGTCGAGCCGGTGCTGGGGGCGGCCGGGCTCGCCGAGCGCGTGGTGACCGCCAATCACAACGCGCCACGGCAGACCGTGATCTCCGGGCCCGAGCGGGACGTCCAGGAGGCGGTGCGGCTGCTGCGGGCGGCCGGGCACTCGGCCAAACGGATCCCGGTGGCCTGCGCCTTCCACAGCCCGCTGGTGGCCGGGGCCGGTGCGCGATTCGCCGAGGCGCTGGCCCGCCATCCGGTGCGGGCGGCCGAGTTCCCCGTCTGGGCGAACCGCACCGCCGCCCCGCACGGTGCGGAGCCGGCCGCCATCCGCGCCGAACTCGCCGCCCAGATCGGCGCGCCCGTCCGCTTCGTGGCGCAGATCGAGGCCATGTACGAGGCGGGCGCGCGGATCTTCGTGGAGGCCGGTCCGGGGACGGTGCTCACCCGGCTGGTGGGGGAGATCCTCGACGGCCGTCCGCACCTCGCCCTCGCCTGCGAGGGCCGGCGTACCGGCTCCGCCGGTCCGCGGGGGTTTCTCGACACCCTCGCCCGGCTGGCCGTCGCCGGTGTTCCGGTGCGTACGGCCTGGCTGTTCCACGGCCGGGACGCGGTGGCGGCGGGCTCCGCCCCGCCACCGAAACGGCCCGGCTGGACGGTCGACGGACACCTGGTCCGCACCGCGGACGGTGAGCTCCTTCCCGGTGCGCTGGCACCGGCCCGACGTGTCATGGAGGCGACGGTGAGCCAGACCGAGCGGACGGGAGGCGGCGAGGACGGGGGCAGGGACGCCCTGATCTCGGAGTTCCTGAGGACCAGCCGGGAGATGATCGCCGCCCAGCGCGATGTGCTTCTCACCTACTTCGGTGGCGCGCCGGGCGAACGGCACGCCTCGCCACCCGCCCCGGTCGTCGCGGCCGCGCCCTTGCCCGCCGAGTTCGGCCCGGTGGCTGCTGTTCCGGTGGCCGCCACGTCTGGCGCCTCGGTGCCGGTCGCCGCCGTAGCTCCCGTATCCGCCCCGCCCGCACCCGCCACCGGGCCCGATGTGCTGCGCGCGGTCTCCGAGATCATCAGCGAACGCACCGGCTATCCGGTCGACATGATCGAACCCGACCTCGATCTCGAAGCCGATCTCAGCATCGACTCCATCAAACGCGCCGAGATCGCGGGCGAGTTGGCACGGCGACTCGGTGCCGCGGGCGCGGACACCGCCGCCCTGGGTGATGAGGAGCTGGAGGAACTGGCCAAGGCCCGTACCACCGCCGCCGTCACCGACTGGCTCACCGCCCGTCTCGCGCCGCCCGCCCCGGTTGCCTCCGCGACGGCGACCCGCGCACCGGAGCCGGTTGCGGCGGGCGTGGAGGCCGGACCCGTGGGCGTGGTCGAGCCCGAGCCCGTGTCCGAGCCCGTGTCCGAGCCCTTGGCCGTGTCCGGTGTGGCGCCCAAACGGCTGCGGCTGGTGCCCGTGCCCCTCGGCGCACCCGAGGACGGTGCCACCGCGCCGCCCGAGCTGACCGGCCGGCGCTTCGCCCTGCTCGGCGGGGAAGGTGACGGGGTGGCCGATGCGGTGGCCGCCCGACTGGGCGAGCACGGCGCCGAGACCGTCCGCCTCGCCGCCGGGCATCCGCTCACCGAGGAGGACGGCCGGGTGGACGGTGTGCTGCTGCTCGACCCGCTGGCCACCTCCGGCGCACCGGTGCTGCCGGATGCGTTCACGGCCCTCCAGGCGGCCCTGCGGCGCGCCCCGCACTGGCTGCTGGCGCTCCGCCGCGCCGACCCGCTCGCCACGCGCACGGCCGGGCTGCGCGGGGTGTTCCGTACGGTGGCGAGGGAGTACCCGGACATCGTCACCAGGCTGGTCGAGTTCCCCGCGGACCTGGCCGGGTCCGCCGACGTGGCTGGGCCTGCCGACGTGGCCGGGTCCGCCGAGGTGGCTGGGTCCGCCGACGTCACGGGGTCCGCAGAGGTGGCCGGGTCTGCCGACGCGGCTGGGCCCGCAGAGGTGGTCGGATCCGGAGAGGTGGTCGGATCCGCTCAGGTGGCTGGGCCCGCCGAGGTGGTTGGGCCTGCCGGGGTGCTCGGGTCCGCTGACGTGGCCGGGTCTGCCGAGGTGGCTGGGTCCGCCGACGTCACCGAGTCCGCCGAGGTGGCCAGCCCCGCTGACGTGGCCGATCCCGCCAAGGTGGCCGCGTCGGCCGACGCGGCCGGGTTCGGAGACGCGGCCGGGCCCGCACACGTGGCCGATTCCGCCAACGCGCCCGGTTCCCCCGACGAGTCCGGCTTCCCCGACGCACCGGACTGCCCCGGCGCGCCCGAATCCCCCGACGAACCCACGTTCGCCGACACCGTGGCCCACGGGCTGCTGGACGAACTGCTCGCCCCGGACCGTACGCCCGTCGTGCTGCGCACCGCGGAAGGGGGGCGCCACCGGCTGGACCTCGTGGAGACCCCGCTGGGCGCGCTCGCCGGTTCGGGGGCCGGGCCCGCCGGGGACGGTGCGGCGGAGGTGGCCGCGCTCGGCCTGGACCGGGACGCGGTGGTGGTCCTGGTCGGCGGGGCGCGGGGCATCACCGCGCGGTGCGCCGCCACCTTCGCGTCCGCCGCCCGCTGCCGGATCGAGTTGCTCGGCCGTACGCCGGAGCCCGTCGGCCCCGAGGACCCGGCCACCGCCGGGGCCCGCGACGAGACGGCCCTGCGCGCGGCGCTCGCGGCCCGGGGCGGGCTGGGGCCCGCCGAGATCCAGCAGGAGGCCGCCCGGATCCTGGCGCGCCGGGAGGTCGCTGCGACCATCGAGGAGCTGACCGCCCTGGGCGGCCGGGTCCGCTACCGCTCGGTGGACTTCCGCGACGCCGAAGCCGTGCTCCAGGCGGTGAAGCAGATCCACGCCGACCACGGGCGGCTGGACGGTGTCGTCTACGGGGCCGGTGTGATCGAGGACCGGCTGATCGCGGAGAAGTCCGCCGAGTCCTTCCAGCGGGTGTACGGCACCAAGGTGGAGGGGGCCAGGACGCTGCTGGACGCCCTGGCGGAGCTGCCCGAACCCCCGTCGTTCGCCGTGTTGTTCGGCAGCATCGCCGCCGCCCTCGGCAACCGCGGCCAGGTTGACTACGCGGCGGCCAACGACACGCTGGAGACCCTCGGCGCGCGCTGGCGGGACCGCACCGGCCGCCGGGCGCTGACCGTGCACTGGGGCCCCTGGGCACCGACTGGCCCCCATGGCGGGATGGTCACACCGGAGCTGGGTCGCGAGTACGCCCGGCGCGGCATCTCGCTCATCGACCCCGAGGAGGGCACGCTGGCGCTGCTGCGCGAGCTGGCCTGGGGCGAGGAGTCCGCGGGGTCCGTCGTCTACACCGCCTCGGGCTGGTGA